A window from Chlamydiota bacterium encodes these proteins:
- a CDS encoding tryptophan synthase subunit alpha — MNRIDAAFRRLRKERRAGFIAYLTAGDPSPAMTVPLVRALEANGADIVELGVPFSDPLADGVVNQRAAERALRRGTTLGGVLGMVRRIRERSEIPIVLFTYLNPVHAYGFDRFAADAARAGVDGALFLDLPPEEARGCAAVLAARGVRRIVLIAPTTPPERARRIARQARGFIYCVSRTGVTGEGGALDPGLAARVRALKRAACAPVAVGFGISTPAQVAATARAADAVVVGSALVREIERGGAPADLIGRVGAKARRLSAPLRRGGGRADGRQGG; from the coding sequence GTGAACCGGATCGACGCGGCGTTCAGACGGCTCCGGAAGGAGCGGCGCGCGGGGTTCATCGCCTACCTGACGGCCGGCGACCCGTCCCCGGCCATGACGGTCCCGCTCGTCCGGGCGCTCGAGGCCAACGGCGCCGACATCGTCGAGCTGGGCGTCCCGTTCTCCGACCCGCTCGCGGACGGGGTGGTGAACCAGCGCGCCGCGGAACGCGCGCTGCGCCGCGGCACGACCCTCGGCGGCGTCCTCGGGATGGTGCGCCGCATCCGGGAACGGTCCGAGATCCCGATCGTCCTCTTCACCTACCTGAACCCCGTGCACGCCTACGGCTTCGACCGGTTCGCCGCGGACGCGGCGCGGGCGGGGGTCGACGGGGCGCTCTTCCTCGACCTCCCCCCCGAGGAGGCCCGGGGCTGCGCGGCGGTCCTCGCCGCCCGCGGCGTGCGGCGGATCGTCCTGATCGCCCCGACGACCCCGCCGGAGCGGGCGCGCCGCATCGCCCGGCAGGCGCGGGGGTTCATCTACTGCGTCTCGAGGACCGGGGTCACTGGGGAGGGCGGCGCGCTCGACCCGGGGCTCGCGGCCCGCGTCCGCGCCTTGAAACGCGCCGCCTGCGCGCCTGTCGCGGTCGGCTTCGGGATCTCGACGCCCGCGCAGGTCGCCGCGACCGCCCGGGCGGCGGACGCGGTCGTGGTCGGGAGCGCGCTCGTGCGCGAGATCGAGCGCGGCGGCGCGCCGGCCGACCTGATCGGGCGGGTGGGCGCGAAGGCGAGGCGTCTGTCGGCGCCGCTGCGCCGGGGCGGCGGACGGGCGGACGGGAGACAAGGCGGCTGA
- a CDS encoding mannose-1-phosphate guanylyltransferase, whose translation MRAQPTQGRIFAVIMAGGGGERFWPASRQALPKQLLRIFGKRTMIQETARRISGLVPPERLVVVTTALQAPLIARQLPRIPRGSIVAEPFGRDTAACVALGAAIVLSRDPEGVMVVLPADHVIRDRRRLLAALRDACRFARERECLVTLGIVPTEPATGYGYIRGGAAVSRGMRTVFSKVRAFTEKPAPAVARRYLRSGDYYWNSGIFVWKASVIAEEFKRHMPALHRGLVEIRDALGTRRAAAVIRRVYKRIERISIDYGVMEKSDRTVVARADFDWDDAGSWCALERHFPEDRAGNVILGNSVALDTERCIIVSDDGIVGCLGVKDLVVVKTADAVLVCRRGAAQELKRIVRELKAGAGMRRFA comes from the coding sequence ATGCGCGCACAACCGACGCAGGGGCGCATCTTCGCGGTGATCATGGCGGGGGGGGGAGGGGAACGGTTCTGGCCCGCGAGCCGGCAGGCGCTCCCCAAGCAGCTCCTCCGCATCTTCGGGAAACGCACGATGATCCAGGAGACGGCGCGGCGCATCTCCGGGCTCGTGCCGCCGGAACGTCTCGTCGTCGTGACCACCGCGCTCCAGGCGCCCCTCATCGCCCGCCAGCTCCCCCGCATCCCCCGCGGCTCCATCGTCGCCGAGCCGTTCGGGAGGGACACCGCGGCCTGCGTCGCCCTGGGGGCGGCGATCGTCTTGTCGCGGGATCCGGAGGGGGTCATGGTGGTGCTCCCCGCCGACCACGTGATCCGCGACCGGCGGCGGCTGCTGGCCGCCCTCCGCGACGCCTGCCGGTTCGCGCGCGAGCGGGAGTGTCTCGTCACCCTCGGCATCGTCCCCACGGAGCCGGCGACCGGCTACGGCTACATCCGCGGGGGCGCCGCGGTGTCCCGCGGGATGCGGACCGTCTTCTCGAAGGTGCGGGCGTTCACCGAGAAACCCGCCCCCGCCGTCGCGCGGCGCTACCTGAGGAGCGGCGACTACTACTGGAACAGCGGGATCTTCGTCTGGAAGGCGTCCGTCATCGCCGAGGAGTTCAAGCGGCACATGCCCGCGCTGCACCGGGGGCTGGTCGAGATCAGGGACGCGCTGGGCACGCGGAGGGCCGCCGCCGTCATCCGGCGGGTCTACAAGCGGATCGAACGGATCTCCATCGACTATGGGGTGATGGAGAAGTCCGACCGGACGGTCGTCGCCCGCGCCGATTTCGACTGGGACGACGCCGGCTCCTGGTGCGCCCTCGAACGGCATTTCCCCGAGGACCGCGCGGGGAACGTGATCCTCGGCAACAGCGTCGCCCTCGACACCGAGCGCTGTATCATCGTCTCGGATGATGGTATAGTGGGCTGCCTCGGCGTCAAGGATCTCGTCGTGGTGAAGACCGCCGATGCGGTGCTCGTCTGCCGGCGCGGCGCGGCGCAGGAG